In a single window of the Streptomyces sp. HUAS ZL42 genome:
- a CDS encoding cation-translocating P-type ATPase yields MRTGTHPLAPGGGKDEAIGAASGSSPRPAVRQLAASEVFAALDTSRRGLPTAQAQARLERAGANELPRAGRRPVWRQLGAQFTDLFAVVLIVASGITFLAYGLEEPRDVGTLQLAVAILGVVVLNAVIGFAQEYSAERTAQALEAMVPHTCRVLRGGERLEVPARELVPGDVVVLEAGDAVSADCRVVEAHELAVNNAPLTGESNAVGRTAEPVAAGPPLEARNCVFMGTDVVAGSGQAVVFATGAATEFGRIYRLAAAAPRQKTPLQLQVASMARRVAGAALAIGALMFAVRLPTGEPVVTLFVFALGVMVALVPEGLPATLSVSLAIGVRRMARRHALIKQLLAVEALGSTTVVCTDKTGTLTQAEMTVTRVWAGGVPHPVSGVGYAPNGEVADAVPVRELLRVASLCCNARLVAPTGPQEHWRVLGDTTEGALLVVAAKAGLDLDAEEAAAPRVTEFPFDSTRKLMTTVHKSGAGYQACVKGAPAELLARCSEVEWEARRGPLTEQDRAAAVEASDALASQGLRVLAVARRELDGPRPEQNGAESRLTLLGLVGMLDPPRPEVTDAVAACRRAGIRIVMVTGDHPLTGEAVARRVGIVRRPDPVVVTGAQLDAMDDEALDALLAEPSELLLCRVSPEHKMRVVTAFQRRGEVVAVTGDGANDAPALKHADIGVAMGASGTDVAREAASMVLLDDSFASIAAAVRLGRAVYQNIRKFLVYLFSHNIGELVPILAATFAGFPLVPISAVQILAIDLGSDVLPALALGAEPPEPDVMERPPRSRRERLFSASVVGRILFLGGIQAIGVSAVFFWHVGSSGIPFDDFTEDTLAYQEAITMVQAGIVLSQFFNALAVRTDRQSILKVGLLSNPALLVAGGFGVALMAAISYLPPLQAVFNTAPLDAADWAVLAGLGTLPLIADEARKGWLRRRADRRKGAPR; encoded by the coding sequence ATGCGCACCGGTACGCACCCCCTGGCACCGGGCGGAGGGAAGGACGAGGCGATCGGCGCCGCGTCCGGTTCGAGCCCGCGCCCTGCAGTACGGCAACTCGCTGCCAGTGAGGTCTTCGCCGCTCTGGACACGTCACGGCGCGGCCTGCCGACCGCGCAGGCACAGGCCAGGCTGGAGAGGGCCGGCGCCAACGAACTGCCGCGTGCGGGACGCCGCCCCGTATGGCGCCAGCTGGGGGCGCAGTTCACGGACCTCTTCGCCGTGGTGCTGATCGTCGCGTCGGGGATCACCTTCCTGGCGTACGGGCTGGAGGAGCCTCGTGACGTGGGCACCCTGCAGCTGGCGGTGGCGATCCTGGGTGTGGTGGTGCTGAACGCCGTCATCGGCTTCGCCCAGGAGTACTCGGCCGAGCGCACGGCCCAGGCGCTGGAGGCGATGGTGCCTCACACCTGCCGGGTGCTGCGCGGCGGCGAACGGCTGGAGGTGCCCGCCCGGGAGCTGGTGCCGGGCGACGTGGTGGTGCTGGAGGCCGGGGACGCGGTGTCGGCGGACTGCCGGGTGGTCGAGGCGCACGAACTGGCGGTGAACAACGCGCCGTTGACCGGGGAGAGCAACGCCGTGGGCCGTACGGCAGAGCCGGTGGCGGCCGGTCCGCCGCTGGAGGCGCGCAACTGCGTGTTCATGGGCACCGACGTCGTCGCAGGGTCCGGGCAGGCCGTGGTCTTCGCCACCGGCGCCGCTACCGAGTTCGGGCGGATCTACCGGCTGGCCGCGGCGGCTCCGCGGCAGAAGACGCCGCTGCAGCTCCAGGTGGCATCCATGGCGCGGCGGGTGGCGGGCGCGGCCCTGGCGATCGGCGCCCTGATGTTCGCCGTTCGGCTGCCCACCGGGGAGCCCGTGGTGACCCTGTTCGTGTTCGCGCTGGGTGTGATGGTGGCGCTGGTGCCGGAGGGGCTGCCCGCGACGCTGTCGGTGTCGCTGGCGATCGGTGTGCGGCGGATGGCGCGCCGCCACGCCCTGATCAAACAGCTGCTGGCGGTGGAGGCGCTCGGGTCGACCACGGTCGTGTGCACCGACAAGACCGGGACGCTCACCCAGGCGGAGATGACGGTCACGCGGGTATGGGCGGGGGGCGTGCCGCACCCCGTGAGCGGTGTGGGGTACGCCCCGAACGGTGAGGTCGCCGACGCGGTGCCGGTGCGTGAACTGCTGCGGGTGGCGAGCCTGTGCTGCAACGCCCGGCTGGTTGCGCCCACGGGCCCTCAGGAGCACTGGCGGGTGCTCGGCGACACCACCGAGGGCGCGCTGCTCGTCGTCGCGGCCAAGGCCGGCCTCGACCTGGACGCGGAGGAGGCGGCCGCGCCGCGGGTGACGGAGTTCCCCTTCGACTCGACGCGCAAGCTGATGACCACGGTGCACAAGAGCGGCGCGGGCTATCAGGCGTGCGTCAAGGGAGCGCCCGCCGAGTTGCTCGCGCGCTGCAGCGAGGTGGAGTGGGAGGCGCGGCGCGGGCCGCTGACCGAACAGGACCGGGCGGCGGCCGTCGAGGCGAGCGACGCGCTCGCGTCACAGGGGCTGCGGGTGCTGGCCGTCGCCCGGCGGGAGCTGGACGGGCCCCGCCCCGAGCAGAACGGGGCCGAGTCCCGACTCACGCTGCTGGGACTGGTCGGCATGCTGGACCCGCCGCGTCCGGAGGTCACCGACGCGGTCGCCGCCTGCCGACGGGCCGGCATCCGGATCGTCATGGTCACCGGCGACCACCCGCTGACCGGGGAGGCCGTGGCCCGCCGGGTCGGGATCGTACGGCGGCCGGATCCGGTCGTGGTGACGGGCGCCCAGCTCGACGCGATGGACGACGAGGCGCTGGACGCGCTGCTCGCCGAGCCGTCCGAGCTTCTGCTGTGCCGGGTCAGCCCGGAGCACAAGATGCGTGTGGTCACCGCCTTCCAGCGGCGGGGCGAGGTGGTGGCGGTCACCGGGGACGGCGCGAACGACGCGCCGGCGCTCAAACACGCGGACATCGGCGTGGCGATGGGGGCCTCGGGCACGGACGTGGCCCGGGAGGCGGCCTCGATGGTGCTGCTGGACGACTCGTTCGCCTCCATTGCCGCGGCGGTGCGGCTGGGCAGGGCGGTCTACCAGAACATCCGCAAGTTCCTCGTCTACCTCTTCAGCCACAACATCGGAGAGCTCGTCCCGATCCTTGCAGCGACCTTCGCCGGGTTCCCGCTGGTGCCGATCAGCGCGGTGCAGATCCTGGCGATCGACCTGGGGTCCGATGTGCTGCCCGCCCTGGCCCTGGGTGCGGAGCCGCCGGAGCCCGATGTGATGGAGCGTCCGCCGCGCTCCCGCCGGGAACGTCTGTTCTCGGCCTCCGTCGTGGGGCGGATCCTGTTCCTCGGTGGCATCCAGGCGATCGGCGTGAGCGCCGTGTTCTTCTGGCACGTCGGTTCCTCGGGTATCCCCTTCGACGACTTCACCGAGGACACCCTCGCCTACCAGGAGGCGATCACCATGGTCCAGGCCGGGATCGTGCTCAGCCAGTTCTTCAACGCCCTCGCCGTGCGCACCGACCGGCAGAGCATTCTGAAAGTCGGACTGCTGTCCAATCCGGCCCTGCTGGTGGCAGGAGGCTTCGGCGTCGCCCTCATGGCCGCGATCAGCTATCTGCCGCCGCTGCAGGCCGTCTTCAACACCGCCCCGCTCGACGCCGCCGACTGGGCGGTCCTGGCCGGGCTCGGCACTCTGCCCCTGATCGCGGACGAGGCCCGCAAAGGGTGGCTGCGCCGCCGCGCCGACCGCCGGAAAGGAGCCCCAAGGTGA
- a CDS encoding TrkA family potassium uptake protein, whose protein sequence is MKVIVVGCGRVGAMLAGLLASEGHDVNVVDRRPKAARRLPDSPRIRFHEGNGYSRTVLQSAGVEHADAFVAVTSGDNSNIVSARTAKETYRVPIVLARIYDPRRADIYRELGIPTIASVRWTVHQIHQMLLHRHLSPELSFGNGETLLVRSEVPDYLIGRRLTEFDVDGEIRVVEVTRAGRSLIPAHGTPAQAGDLVTFAVAATALGRLRGFLDKELGT, encoded by the coding sequence GTGAAGGTGATCGTCGTCGGCTGCGGACGGGTGGGCGCCATGCTCGCCGGTCTGCTCGCCTCGGAAGGGCACGACGTGAACGTCGTCGACCGGCGTCCCAAGGCGGCCCGGCGGCTGCCCGACAGCCCCCGCATCCGCTTCCACGAGGGCAACGGCTACAGCCGCACCGTGCTGCAGAGCGCCGGGGTCGAGCACGCGGACGCGTTCGTGGCCGTCACCTCGGGGGACAACAGCAACATCGTCAGCGCGCGGACGGCGAAGGAGACCTACCGTGTGCCGATCGTCCTCGCCCGCATCTACGATCCCCGGCGTGCCGACATCTACCGCGAACTCGGCATCCCCACCATCGCCAGCGTCCGCTGGACCGTGCACCAGATCCACCAGATGCTGCTGCACCGCCATCTGAGCCCCGAACTCAGCTTCGGCAACGGAGAGACGCTGCTCGTCCGTTCCGAGGTGCCCGACTACCTCATCGGGCGGCGGCTGACCGAGTTCGACGTCGACGGCGAGATCCGCGTCGTCGAGGTCACACGGGCGGGCCGCTCCCTGATTCCCGCGCACGGCACGCCTGCGCAGGCGGGTGACCTGGTCACCTTCGCCGTCGCCGCCACCGCGCTGGGCAGGCTGCGCGGCTTTCTCGACAAGGAGCTGGGGACGTGA
- a CDS encoding TrkA family potassium uptake protein, whose product MNVLIAGAGRLGTQIAQVLSAARNEVTLIDVDDDRVAELEGRIPVRLVVGDACEPALLEHAGALAADLVIATTGDDEDNLVISLLAKRQFSVPRVAARVNDAENAWLFDARWGVDVAVPAATPLISLIEEATGATDTVALLRLSKAGVDVIETAITPQSRAVGRPLGEVPLPEGTVVATIVRGGQPTVPDPAIRLRAGDELLLVSHSATEQEIHAAFQ is encoded by the coding sequence GTGAACGTGCTCATCGCCGGAGCGGGACGGCTCGGCACCCAGATCGCCCAGGTGCTCTCCGCGGCACGCAACGAGGTCACGCTGATCGACGTCGACGACGACCGCGTGGCCGAACTCGAGGGACGCATTCCGGTGCGACTGGTCGTCGGGGACGCCTGCGAACCGGCCCTCCTGGAGCACGCCGGAGCGCTCGCTGCCGACCTGGTCATCGCCACCACCGGGGACGACGAGGACAACCTCGTGATCAGCCTGCTCGCCAAGCGTCAGTTCTCGGTGCCCCGGGTGGCCGCCCGGGTCAACGACGCCGAAAACGCCTGGCTGTTCGACGCGCGCTGGGGCGTCGACGTCGCCGTCCCTGCCGCCACTCCGCTGATCTCCCTCATCGAGGAGGCCACCGGGGCCACCGACACGGTGGCGCTGCTGCGGCTCAGCAAGGCCGGTGTCGACGTCATCGAAACGGCCATCACGCCACAGTCGAGGGCGGTGGGCCGGCCTCTGGGCGAGGTTCCGCTGCCCGAAGGGACGGTTGTCGCCACGATCGTCAGGGGCGGGCAGCCCACCGTTCCGGATCCGGCGATCCGGCTCCGGGCCGGAGACGAACTCCTCCTCGTCTCGCACTCCGCGACCGAACAGGAGATCCACGCGGCGTTCCAGTGA
- a CDS encoding V-type ATP synthase subunit D, which yields MTGARRTPPGRAGRLRLRHSLDVAERGADLLEQKLRILRSEHQRLQRAEEAAARSWRDRLTEAERWLLRGLLLGGEQALDSAAAGIGPAEVTVHWAVSMGVHHPAAVSTSVPARPPTAAAPANTALVHAEAAYGRAVRAAAEHAAAHAAAELVGAEVVSTRHRVRALRRHWIPRLRDALDRADLALEQAEHEDTVRRRWAARAAEDSGPAAQ from the coding sequence ATGACCGGCGCCCGCCGTACGCCGCCCGGCCGTGCGGGACGACTGCGCCTGCGACACAGCCTCGATGTCGCCGAGCGCGGAGCCGACCTGCTGGAGCAGAAGCTGCGCATCCTCCGCTCCGAGCACCAGCGGCTGCAGCGCGCGGAGGAGGCAGCCGCCCGGTCCTGGCGGGACCGGTTGACGGAGGCCGAGAGATGGCTGCTGCGGGGACTGCTCCTGGGTGGGGAACAGGCCCTCGACTCGGCCGCCGCGGGCATCGGCCCCGCCGAGGTCACGGTGCACTGGGCCGTCTCCATGGGAGTACACCATCCGGCGGCGGTCTCCACGTCCGTACCCGCCCGTCCGCCCACCGCTGCCGCTCCCGCCAATACGGCCCTCGTGCACGCCGAGGCGGCGTACGGCCGTGCCGTACGCGCCGCCGCCGAGCACGCCGCCGCGCACGCCGCCGCCGAGCTGGTGGGCGCTGAGGTCGTCAGCACCCGGCACCGGGTGCGTGCCCTGCGGCGCCACTGGATTCCCCGCCTTCGAGATGCGCTCGACCGGGCCGATCTGGCGCTGGAGCAGGCCGAGCACGAGGACACCGTCCGGCGGCGGTGGGCCGCGAGGGCGGCCGAGGACAGCGGGCCGGCGGCCCAGTGA